One Gadus chalcogrammus isolate NIFS_2021 chromosome 7, NIFS_Gcha_1.0, whole genome shotgun sequence genomic window, GCATTGTTGACATAGTATCCACAGGGAGAAAAATCGTAGGCCACTTTAAACATTCCCCTCTGGGATATTCTCGCCTCCAGGCTATCCAGGAACAATTCGGCATGTATCCTAAACGTTTCCAGCAAGATGTCAGCACTAGATGGAATAGTACGTTCTATATGTTACAGAGCCTTCTGGATCAAAAGCGAACCCTGGCAACCTACATTGCAGATTACGATCTGCCAGCGACATTCACCCCTTACCATTGGCTATTAATTGagaatgttctctctctccttgcacCATTTGAACAGCTGACGCGAGAAATTAGTTCAGCCAAAGCATCCGCTGCAGATGTCATCCCCTCACTTGCAGCACTGATGCGTCTGCTGAAAAAAATAAGTGGAAACCGACCACGTGGTCAAAACAATGAAGACAGCACTTTTAGAAGCGCTGGACAGATGTTTTAGCCAGACGGACACAGACCCCCTGTTCTGCATAGCAAGTGTGCTTGACCCCCGATACAAGGATAATTTATTTGATGGTGACAAGAAACAAGGAATGAGGGAAATGGTTCGTGCAGAATTGGACTCGGTGGCAGACGGTGAAGTGACGAACAGAGAAGGGGCCGCACCGAGACCGATGCGCACCGAGGCCGAGTCTGCCCCCTCACTCACAAACATGTTTGACGAAATCGTCCAAGAGAACGATCCAGATCCTAGGCAGACGAGTGCCACTGCTCAGCAACTGGACTGTTACCTGTCAGAAGCCCTCATCCCCAGGAGTGATGATCCTCTAACATATTGGAGGACCAATCGAGGGCGCTTTCCTGAGTTGGCACGGATGGCACGCAGGTAATTAGTTATTCTAAACCTGATTGTTGAAATCCTTGAATGTGATTGGCTAAAAGCCGTTGTAAAATCCAGCATTACCTACAATTTGACCTGATTACATTCCATATTAC contains:
- the LOC130385717 gene encoding zinc finger BED domain-containing protein 4-like, which encodes MKTALLEALDRCFSQTDTDPLFCIASVLDPRYKDNLFDGDKKQGMREMVRAELDSVADGEVTNREGAAPRPMRTEAESAPSLTNMFDEIVQENDPDPRQTSATAQQLDCYLSEALIPRSDDPLTYWRTNRGRFPELARMARRYLAAPCTSTDSERLFSAASNVLNERRNRLTCDTAEKLLFVKKNMPLFLKEAN